The sequence TCCCTACAAGTGTCCGCCGGCTCCGCTGGAGTTCACGTTTCTGCTCGAGGATGAACTGCGTAAGCGCGGCTTGCGCGAGAAAACCGAGATAACATATCTTTCTCCGATTGGCCGCGTCTTCACCATCGAAAGCGTATCTCAATTCGTGACGCCACTGATGGAAGAGCGAGGCATTCAATACGAACTCTTCTTCAACACCGAGCAGATTGATCCGGTGAACCGCACTATTTCATCGCTGGAAGGCACGACTATCCCCTACGATCTATTGGTGTTGGTGCCGCCGCATCGGGGGGCAACGATCATCAGTGAGTCGGGGTTGGGTGATGCGCAGGGTTGGCTACCCACCGATCGGGAAACGCTGCAACACAAACAGTTCCCGTACATTTACGGAGTAGGTGATGCGACTGATCTACCGGTGAGCAAGAGTGGCGCCGCTGCGCATTTCGAGGCCAAAGTGATCGCCCACCGGATTGCCGGTGAAATCAAAGGCAAACCGAGCGAGGAACGGTATCAGGGTCAGGTCATGTGTTTTCTCGAGACCGGTTATGGTCAGGCAACCCAACTGGTCTTCGATTACACGCATCCACCCCATCCACCGAAGCCAAGCGCCTATTATCACTACGAAAAGGCGTTGCTTAACCGTGCCTATTGGCATCTGATACCGACAGGAATTGTCTAGGGTGAGAGATTGGCAACGACGGCGTATGCAACAATTGCGATGAGGCACGTATGCAGGATCAGGACTATCCCCAGACAATGGGGCAACAGTTTGGGCGTCGTTCGTGGGCCGAACCGTGGAAAATCAAGATGGTCGAGCCACTACGGATCATCAGTCGGGCTGAACGCGAAGCGGCGCTGAAGGCAGCGGGCTACAACACCTTCTTGTTACGTTCGGAAGATGTCTATATCGATCTGCTGACCGATAGCGGCACCAATGCTATGAGCGACCGCCAGTGGGCTGCGCTGATGATGGGTGATGAGGCGTATGCCGGTAGTCGCAGCTTCTACCGATTAGAGGCAGTGGTGCAGCAGACGTATGGCTACCGACATGTTATTCCCACTCATCAAGGTCGTGGTGCCGAGCATTTGATCAGTCAGATTGCAATCCGACGTGGGCAGTATGTGCCGGGCAATATGTATTTCACGACGACGCGCCTGCACCAGGAGCTGGCCGGTGGCATTTTCGTTGATGTGATCATTGACGAGGCGCACGATCCGCTTAGTCAGTATCCGTTCAAAGGCGATGTCGATCTCGATAAGCTCGCGACGCTGATCAATGAGGTCGGCCCAGAACAGATTGCGTACATCAGTCTGGCCGGCACTGTCAACATGGCTGGTGGTCAGCCGGTGAGTATGGCAAATGTGCGCGCACTACGTGCACTGTGTGACCGCTACGGTATTCGCATCTTTCTCGATGCGACCCGCCTGGTTGAGAATGCCTTTTTCATCAAAGAGCGTGAACCTGGTTATGCCGAACATAGCATTGCTGCCATCGTGCGTGAGTTTTGTTCTTACACCGATGGCGCGTGGATGAGCGCAAAGAAGGATGCGCTGGTCAACATCGGTGGATGGTTAGCGGTTAACGATGATCAACTGGCCGATGAAGCACGCAATCTGGTTGTAGTGTATGAAGGGCTACATACATATGGTGGAATGGCTGGTCGTGATATGGAGGCACTGGCGGTTGGAATTGAAGAATCGCTCCAGGAAGACTATATTCGGGCGCGGATCGGTCAGGTACGTTATCTAGGAGAGCTGCTGCTCGACTGGGGTATCCCGATCGTTGTGCCTATCGGCGGTCACGCCATCTTTCTTGACGCCCGCCGCTTCTACCCGCATTTGCCGCAAGACCTCTTCCCAGCGCAGACGCTGGCCGCCGAGTTGTACCTCGATTCAGGGGTGCGGGCAATGGAACGGGGCATTGCCAGCGCCGGGCGTGATCCGAAGACCGGTCAGCACTACTATCCCAAACTGGAATTGACCCGCCTCGCTATTCCACGCCGGGTCTACACCCAGGCCCATATGGACGTAGTAGCCGAATCGGTGAAAGCGGTTTACGATCAACGAGTGCACGCTCGTGGACTACACATGGTGTACGAACCACGTTATCTGCGGTTCTTCCAGGCCCGTTTTGAGCCGATAGCCGATAAGAACGCATAACACTATCGCCAGAACATTCGGAAGCCGTCGAAGAGGCGACCTGGCGTGTCGCCTCTTCCTTCTACACTCCGCATCATACGCTGGGCTTACCCCACCACATCGAATATCCACACCCGCCCGGCGGCATCACCGCAGACCAACAGACGCCCATCGCCGGACAGTGTCAGGCTAAGGATAGCAGCGTCGCTCCAGAAGAGCACCCGCGACTCGCCGCTTACCAGGTCCCAGGCTCTGACGGTGCGGTCAGAGGAGCCGCTGACGATGGTGCGCCCGTCGGGGCTGAGCGCCACGGCAAGCACCCCATCCGTATGGCCTTCCAGGGAGCGGAGCAGGCGCCCGTCGCGGGCGTCCCACACCTTGACGGTGTGGTCATTCGAACCGCTGACGATGGTGCGCCCGTCGGGGCTGAGGGCCACGGCGCGCACCCAATGGTCTTTCAGGGAGCGGAGCAGGCGCCCGTCGCGGGCGTCCCACACCTTGACGGTGCGGTCAGCCGTGCCGCTAACGATGGTGTGCCCGTCAGGGCTGAGGGCCACGGCGGTCACCGAATTCGTATGGCCTTCGAGGCGCAGCAGGCGCCCGTCGCGGGCGTCCCACACCTCGATGCCGTCAGAGGAGCCGCTGACGATGGTGCGCCCGTCGGGGCTGAGGGCCACGGCGGTCACCGAATTCGTATGGCCTTCCAGGGAGCGGCGCAGGCGCCCGTCGTTTGCGTCCCACACCTTGACGGTGCAGTCAGCCGCCCCGCTGACGATGGTGCGCCCGTCGGGGCTGAGCGCCACGGCGGTCACCCTTCGCGTATGGCCTTTCAGGGAGCGGAGCAGGCGCCCGTCGCGCGTCCCACACCTTGACGGTGTAGTCACCCGAACCGCTGACGATGGTGCGCCCGTCGGGGCTGAGGGCCACTGCGCTCACCCAATGCGTATGGCCTTCCAGGGAGCGCAGCCAGAGCGGCGGTTCGGGCTGTGGGTCCAGGCGTGAACGCAGCAGGAGGGGCAGCGCGTTGCTCTGCCCTGGAGGACGGGCGCCGTTCTGCCCTTTTCGGTGCGCCACCTCCGCCTCGCACAACCGTTGCAGGGGGCCGTCCGGGGCATCCGACCAGCGCAGGTAGTTATAGAGGGCCGGAAAGAGCCATTCAGGCGCCTGGGCGATGCGCGAGGCTTCCAGGCGTACACGCTCTTCAAACGCGGCCAGTACGTCTCGCCGTGCGGCATCTTCTGGCGGCCAGGCAGCCAGGGCCTGGCGGTAGTCGGCCTCCAGGTCGAAGACGGTCGTCGCCCAGCACCGCGCTTCCAGAAAGTCGAAGTCGGTCAGCAGGGTGAAGAGGGCGTCCCAGGCGCCGGCCTGCACGTGATGATAGACCAGGTGATCCCAGAGGTAGCCGGGTTGGGATGGCAGGCGCTGCCAGGGCAGCCCTTCCAGTGTCTCACCGGAGGCGCCCAGGAAACTCCGGGCGCAGGCGAGCAGGAAGCGACGGTGCAGGGCGGGCGGGTTCGCTCCCGCGCAGGCGCGCAGGTAGTCGTGCTGCAGGTCGTGCAGGCGCAGGCGTCCAGCCTCGTCCCGACGCGCCAGCGAACGGTTCACAACGGTCTCCGCCAGGTCGGCCATGTCATCTTCGTCCAGCCCCAACGGTTGCCAGAAGGCGTGCAGGATGGGAAGCGGAATCGCGGCCTCTTCAGGAAAGACGGCCAGGTCCATGTAGCGGCTGCGGGCATCCTCCGGTAGCGCCTGCACGCTCACCTCGAGCGCTGCCAGCAGGGTCGGATGATCGTAACCGGGGAAGAGGCGGCGGAGTTTCGCCAGGTCGGCGCGCTGTAGACGGTGCAGCGCCCGCTCCCAGCTTTCAGCGTTCTGGCGGACGAAAGCGCTGACCATCGCCAGCGCCAATGGCAGGTAGCCGCACTCCCGCGCTACTTCATGGGCTGTGGATGGCAGATCCGCTACCGGTTGCCCGGCCCAGTCGGCAAGCAGATTCAATGCCTGATCCGCGCTGAGTACGTCCAGCGAGATGAGGTGGGCGTTGAACGTCTGCACGACCTCGGCGTTACGGGTGGTGATCAGGTAGCGGGTTGTTGCGTTGGTCAGCGCGGGGAAGGCCTCGGCGTGGCGGGAGTCCCAGACGTCGTCCAGGATCACCAGGCAGGCTTTGTCCGCCAGCGTACCGCTCAGGAAGCCGCGCCCCTGGATCGCGTCGCGAAACTTCTCGCGCTGACCGGTCAGGAAAAGGTAGAGTTCCTCCTGGCGGGCGGGCAGGTTCGGCTCGCGACCGATGGGTAGCCAGACGATGCCGTCGGGGAAGGCGGCCTGCACCGCAGGATCGTGGGCCAGGGCGGCAGCCAGCACCGACTTGCCGATGCCGCCCATCCCCTTCACGCCGACAATGCCCAGCGCAGCGGCGTCATTGGTCAGCAGCGCCTGCCGGAGCTGAGCCAGGTCTGCTTCACGCGGGACGTAGTGCTTCGGCAGGGGCGGCAGGTTATAGTGTCGGGTCGCCAGCAGGCGCTCCAGGTCAATGCGCTGCCGGTCGTTCAGCACCTGAACGATGTTGCCGTCGCCGGTAACGATAACCGCGCCGTCGGCACTACCGCCCAGTGCTACAGTGCTACGGCGCGCTCGCCGGTCGCCAGGGTGATCTGGCCATCGCGCAGGGCCTGACGCAGGAGATCAAGGTCGGCTGCGGTTTGCCGATTGTGGGCAAGCGCTTCCAACGCCCGCCGAATGGCCCCGGTGTGTTCGGCAATCCGCTCCAGCGCACGGCTGTCGTAGAGGGGTTGCAGAGCGTCCTGGCGCGCCAGTTCAGCCTCCAGCCAGGTCAGGAAGTCGGCAGCAGCACAGGTGGCGTCACCCAGCCGTTCCCAGCGGTCGGGGTCGGAATGCCCAAGGTGTGCAGCAAATAGACGCGCCAGGTGCGCCGGGTCGGGTTGACCGCGGCGGGTAAGCAGCGTAGCCAGCAGCGGCACGACGGTTGGACTGGTGAGAAACGGTTGATCGAAGAGGGAGGCCGTCCATTCTGGGTAGTTGCGGGCGAAGGCAGTGTATGCCCTCGCCAGCGCGGTCTGGAAAGCGCGGCGCGTCGGATCGAGACCGAGGGCGGTTCGGGTGCGCTCTGCCAGGCTACTTTCCTGGAGCAGGTAGCCAAAGACGGCTTCAGCGACGGCAGCGAAGAGTGCTTCGAGCATCCTTGCAATTCCTTGTTCAGGTGTGATGTGCGAGCCGTTTCTAGTGAGAACGATAACTCACAAGGTCGTGGTTTGTGAATGCAGAGAGGGATAGGCGGGTTCTCAGCTTGGCAGTGAAGGAGGGAGGGTAGCGAATCGAGTAGGAGCTAAAGCACAGATTTGGATTGCTGAAGCCGTACAGCAACTTTGTCCAGAAACGTGCATCATTCGCTCAACCTCATACGTCAGTGAGCGGAACGGGTGAACGGACGTAATCGATGCTGCACAAGGCGTGCATAGCGATTACGGTGCTTCCTAACAGAGCCAGTAAAAGGTTTAAAAATGCGGCTCTTCCCCAGGAGTGTGGGCCGCTGACCCACGTCTTGACCTGAGCAGTGGTCCGCATCTCCCATTCCCTCCAGCCCCTTCCTATCTCCGTGTGGAAGCTGAAGGGGGCCAGAGAGGAAGGTGAGGGCACCATGCCCACTCTACGGCACGGGCGCAGCATCGCCGTGCTCCTACAGTTGGCGGCCGACAGGCAGGACGGCGCCAGGCAGTCTTGAAATTTGTATATTTTGCACAAATCAAACCTCTTGTAATTGTATAAAATGTCCAGTATGATAAAAGCGCAACTGGCAATGAGGCCGTCACGACGAAGATAGTCCTGATACATCGAAAGGAGTACAGCAATGCGCAACGGAACCTTTGAGCAGTACACAGTTGAGGACATATTGCAGACGTTTGGGGCTGAGGCACGCACTTTCTTGCGTGAGTATCGCATTGATCGCAGCAACCTGCGTTTCGCCGATGCCTGTGCAGCAGCAAGTGTGACGCCTGATGAGTTCCTGGCTCAGCTTGATGCCGGTATGCGCCGTCGTGCAGCCCGCGCTGTCAAGCATTCGGTTGAAGAGTACGCCTGATACGTTGTGTCTGCCAAGCTATCATACCTGACCGACGCAATCGCGTCGGTTTTTTTTGTGGAGGATACAGTGAGGTGTGTAGGTGCATCGACCCCCCCTAGCCCCCCCCGCTTGCGGGGGGGTTGGGGGGGNNNNNNNNNNNNNNNNNNNNNNNNNNNNNNNNNNNNNNNNNNNNNNNNNNNNNNNNNNNNNNNNNNNNNNNNNNNNNNNNNNNNNNNNNNNNNNNNNNNNGGGGGTGGGGGCGAAGCGAACCCAAACTCGCGCTACAATAAGGTTGCTGCACTGAATGCGCGAGTTGCGGAAAGGATATTACTACCGTTATGACGCCTGACATCGCCATTGTCTCCTCTAACGAGTGGCCAGAACTGATAGCGCTCTTCGAGCGCTGCAATCGTACCGATAGTATCGAATTGCCTCTCTATCTCAATACCGATCTGGCGCCGACGATGGCAGCGGCGCGGTTCGGTGATACCCTGGTCGGCGGGATTGTGATGTACGGCTATTTTGCGATTGAGGCGGTGATTGCCGTTGATCCGGCGTGGCGTCGGCGGGGGATAGGTCGCCAGTTGGTCGAGCAGGTTGCGCGTTGGGCGCAGGCTCGTGGTGGGAGCTGGTTGGCGCTTGCCGATGAAGCCGGTGCGTGTGTCGCACCCTTTGCGGCTGCACTCGATTTGCGGCGGTTGAATGTTGAAGTGCTGTTGCGTCTCGATCCGGCTCAGGTACCGCCGCTACCGGTTTTACCGCCGAACTGGCACGTGCGCCTAGCTGAAACGGATGATGCAGCAATTGTTACCGCGATCATTGCTGATGCATTCGGCGATCCGGTTGAAAAAGTAGAGGCTTTTGTTGCTGATTGCATTACAAATCCCGTTCATCGCTTTGTAATCGGTGAGATAGCCGGTATCCCGGTTGCGGTGTTACGGCTGCTGAGGGATGAACAGCGTGTTATGGTTGCTACCTTTGGTGTTCGTCGCGAGCAACAGGGGCGTGGGTATGGTCGGCTGTTACTGCTAACGACATTGCACCGGTTGTTGACCACCGGTTATACCGACATTCGGATTGAGGTTGAAGAGCATAATACCCCTGCTTACCATCTTTATCAGGCTTGTGGGTTTGTACCGTATCGCCGGTACGGCCAGTACGGTAGGCTGGGTTGAGCAGGTGCCGGGGTTGTCTGGCCGGTGTGATCGGTATAGTAACGTCTCTTTGCCTGTGAATGAACGACGAGACTCTCGTGATGCATGTTCTCCAAACCTTCAGAACACCCCTCAACCACACAGTTTTCCGGCGGTGAGCACGGGCTGGCAGTCCGCGTCGTAGGGGCATTCCGAAGAAGAACACTGTAGAGGCCGGTTCGTAATCCGTCCCTGTCGCATGCTGACAGGCATGAGGAAAGAGGGGGGCGTGGCAGGAATAGATTCTCTCACCCTTCCGTTCACTCTCTCCGACAACTCCTGCCGGCAGGAACCACCTGCTTTTCTCATTTTCCCACTTGACCTTCCAGCAACTGGAAGGTGTATGCTCAGCGGAGAGAAACAGGGTTGAGGAGGTTACTGCTCTTTCGATGCTTTCACTTCAGAGGAGGCCAATCTATGGCAACAGAATGTTCGGTATCGGTCGCCGATCCACCAACGTGTGAACCACATCCTCATTCACCCCAATCCGCTGTTTGTCCAATGTGTGGCATGCGTGGTAAGGCGGTAACGCTCCAAACCGTGAAGGCTCAGGCAGCGATCAGTTTACGCCGGCTTCAGTTGCAGCCGTTCTGGTTTTGTCGTTCGGCTGCCTGTCCGGTAGTCTATTTTAGCCCGGTTAGTGGTCAAACGCTGACCGTTGATCAAGTCCGTGAGCGGGTGTATCAAAAAGAACCTGGTTGCCCTGATGTGCTGGTGTGTTACTGTTTTCAATACCGAGTTGGTGATATTCAGTTAGTTTCTGCTGCGGAACGTGCCGCCGTGATTGCCGACATCAAGGCCGGTATTGCTGCTGATCAGTGTGCGTGTGAATTGCGTAATCCACAGGGCGCCTGCTGTCTGGGTAATGTGCAACGTATC comes from Chloroflexus sp. Y-396-1 and encodes:
- a CDS encoding NAD(P)/FAD-dependent oxidoreductase, yielding MTVKQIVVLGGGVGGTLVANLLAGQLTRKQAQITLIDRIGKHVYQPGWLYVPFGGPPPERWERSERSLLRRSVDLIIGDAVRIDPHERYVEMADGTQIPFDYLVIATGARLEPSAVPGYGEGAYHFYSAEAALRLHAALREFSGGRIVIGVADIPYKCPPAPLEFTFLLEDELRKRGLREKTEITYLSPIGRVFTIESVSQFVTPLMEERGIQYELFFNTEQIDPVNRTISSLEGTTIPYDLLVLVPPHRGATIISESGLGDAQGWLPTDRETLQHKQFPYIYGVGDATDLPVSKSGAAAHFEAKVIAHRIAGEIKGKPSEERYQGQVMCFLETGYGQATQLVFDYTHPPHPPKPSAYYHYEKALLNRAYWHLIPTGIV
- a CDS encoding tyrosine phenol-lyase, with product MQDQDYPQTMGQQFGRRSWAEPWKIKMVEPLRIISRAEREAALKAAGYNTFLLRSEDVYIDLLTDSGTNAMSDRQWAALMMGDEAYAGSRSFYRLEAVVQQTYGYRHVIPTHQGRGAEHLISQIAIRRGQYVPGNMYFTTTRLHQELAGGIFVDVIIDEAHDPLSQYPFKGDVDLDKLATLINEVGPEQIAYISLAGTVNMAGGQPVSMANVRALRALCDRYGIRIFLDATRLVENAFFIKEREPGYAEHSIAAIVREFCSYTDGAWMSAKKDALVNIGGWLAVNDDQLADEARNLVVVYEGLHTYGGMAGRDMEALAVGIEESLQEDYIRARIGQVRYLGELLLDWGIPIVVPIGGHAIFLDARRFYPHLPQDLFPAQTLAAELYLDSGVRAMERGIASAGRDPKTGQHYYPKLELTRLAIPRRVYTQAHMDVVAESVKAVYDQRVHARGLHMVYEPRYLRFFQARFEPIADKNA
- a CDS encoding WD40 repeat domain-containing protein — protein: MALSPDGRTIVSGAADCTVKVWDANDGRLRRSLEGHTNSVTAVALSPDGRTIVSGSSDGIEVWDARDGRLLRLEGHTNSVTAVALSPDGHTIVSGTADRTVKVWDARDGRLLRSLKDHWVRAVALSPDGRTIVSGSNDHTVKVWDARDGRLLRSLEGHTDGVLAVALSPDGRTIVSGSSDRTVRAWDLVSGESRVLFWSDAAILSLTLSGDGRLLVCGDAAGRVWIFDVVG
- a CDS encoding NB-ARC domain-containing protein — encoded protein: MLNDRQRIDLERLLATRHYNLPPLPKHYVPREADLAQLRQALLTNDAAALGIVGVKGMGGIGKSVLAAALAHDPAVQAAFPDGIVWLPIGREPNLPARQEELYLFLTGQREKFRDAIQGRGFLSGTLADKACLVILDDVWDSRHAEAFPALTNATTRYLITTRNAEVVQTFNAHLISLDVLSADQALNLLADWAGQPVADLPSTAHEVARECGYLPLALAMVSAFVRQNAESWERALHRLQRADLAKLRRLFPGYDHPTLLAALEVSVQALPEDARSRYMDLAVFPEEAAIPLPILHAFWQPLGLDEDDMADLAETVVNRSLARRDEAGRLRLHDLQHDYLRACAGANPPALHRRFLLACARSFLGASGETLEGLPWQRLPSQPGYLWDHLVYHHVQAGAWDALFTLLTDFDFLEARCWATTVFDLEADYRQALAAWPPEDAARRDVLAAFEERVRLEASRIAQAPEWLFPALYNYLRWSDAPDGPLQRLCEAEVAHRKGQNGARPPGQSNALPLLLRSRLDPQPEPPLWLRSLEGHTHWVSAVALSPDGRTIVSGSGDYTVKVWDARRAPAPLPERPYAKGDRRGAQPRRAHHRQRGG
- a CDS encoding GNAT family N-acetyltransferase produces the protein MTPDIAIVSSNEWPELIALFERCNRTDSIELPLYLNTDLAPTMAAARFGDTLVGGIVMYGYFAIEAVIAVDPAWRRRGIGRQLVEQVARWAQARGGSWLALADEAGACVAPFAAALDLRRLNVEVLLRLDPAQVPPLPVLPPNWHVRLAETDDAAIVTAIIADAFGDPVEKVEAFVADCITNPVHRFVIGEIAGIPVAVLRLLRDEQRVMVATFGVRREQQGRGYGRLLLLTTLHRLLTTGYTDIRIEVEEHNTPAYHLYQACGFVPYRRYGQYGRLG